One segment of Schistocerca cancellata isolate TAMUIC-IGC-003103 chromosome 2, iqSchCanc2.1, whole genome shotgun sequence DNA contains the following:
- the LOC126162262 gene encoding lethal(2)neighbour of tid protein — protein MPSKGMGQSQKHRNQAIKLFHAVKNKYCTKDFVLSLLFDPKRLPVVGLLLIVAEIFVNIVVIHTVRYTEIDWVAYMQEVEGVANGTLDYTYLKGDTGPLVYPAGFVYIFMLLYYITERGQNIRQAQYIFALFYIILLCLVFRIYHKSQKVPPYVLILVCCTSYRIHSIFVLRLFNDPVAMILLYGSLNYFLDNRWTVGSIFYSLAVSVKMNILLFAPALLVGYLTSLGVRGTIVQLFICASVQIILGLPFILTNPFAYIKGAFNLGRVFLFEWTVNWRFLPENIFISPYFHISLLMLHIALLAYFYDISLVYLRSYASLKALENDIQPQLKKHKEKIDMKTVSQLFLLPMFTSNFIGIMCSRSLHYQFYVWYFHSLPYLLWSTPFSDVWRLCILGVIELCWNTFPSTAVSSVLLHLCHICILYGLQRNKVLRNQATAKTK, from the coding sequence ATGCCAAGCAAAGGGATGGGACAAAGTCAGAAGCATCGTAACCAAGCTATCAAATTATTTCACGCTGTTAAAAATAAATACTGCACCAAAGATTTTGTGTTGTCTCTACTATTTGATCCGAAGAGATTGCCGGTTGTGGGTTTATTGCTAATTGTCgctgaaatttttgtgaatattGTGGTTATACACACAGTTAGATATACAGAAATAGATTGGGTAGCGTACATGCAGGAAGTTGAGGGGGTCGCAAATGGTACACTGGATTATACGTACCTGAAGGGAGATACAGGACCTCTTGTTTACCCAGCTGGATTTGTATACATATTTATGTTACTGTATTATATTACAGAGCGCGGTCAAAACATTAGGCAAGCTCAATATATATTCGCGTTATTCTACATTATACTGTTGTGTTTAGTGTTTAGAATTTATCACAAGAGTCAAAAAGTGCCACCATATGTGCTAATTTTAGTATGCTGTACATCTTACAGAATCCACTCAATTTTTGTCCTTCGTTTATTTAATGACCCAGTTGCTATGATATTATTGTATGGTTCGCTGAACTACTTCTTGGACAACAGGTGGACTGTAGGTAGTATTTTTTATAGCCTGGCAGTGTCTGTCAAGATGAATATTCTACTCTTTGCACCAGCATTACTTGTAGGATATTTGACATCTCTTGGTGTCCGAGGCACGATAGTTCAGCTTTTTATATGTGCTTCTGTACAAataattcttggtcttccatttatATTGACTAATCCATTTGCTTACATAAAGGGTGCTTTCAATCTTGGCCGTGTATTTCTTTTTGAGTGGACAGTTAACTGGAGATTTTTGccagaaaatattttcattagtCCATACTTTCATATATCACTCTTGATGTTGCATATTGCACTTCTAGCATATTTTTATGATATATCACTGGTGTACCTTCGTAGCTATGCTAGCCTGAAAGCACTTGAAAATGACATCCAACCTCAGCTGaagaaacataaagaaaagatAGATATGAAGACTGTTTCTCAGttgtttctgcttccaatgttcactTCAAATTTTATTGGTATAATGTGTAGTCGTTCATTGCACTATCAGTTTTATGTGTGGTATTTCCACTCATTGCCTTACCTGTTGTGGTCTACACCTTTTTCTGATGTTTGGAGATTATGCATTTTAGGTGTTATTGAATTATGTTGGAACACTTTCCCATCAACAGCTGTAAGTAGTGTGCTGCTGCATTTGTGTCATATATGCATTTTATATGGACTTCaaagaaacaaagtgctgaggaaccAGGCAACAGCAAAAACAAAATAA
- the LOC126162263 gene encoding lipid droplet-associated hydrolase-like, whose translation MQDEFVNIGATPTHIATWGMGKKEEIQNCEELVLLIPGNPGLIGYYKEFLDTVYKNLKMPLCVISHAGHELPTGSDTTVDGQQSYDLNFQTQHKIEFINKYVPSNIRLYLVGHSIGCKIILNMLKNEDIDKRVVKCYLLFPTVERMAESPNGKFLTKFVLPIVPIILFLSWIFTLFPSKIQYCLLYLYFLIRGSGSDASDVTRQLINPQILRNVFSLADDEMNTVQELDHHVVDLHKDKLFFYYGATDNWTPVSYFEQLLKLHPNVKAQLCSNNFEHAFVLSSANEVGMYVSELIKSDKLKCSGI comes from the coding sequence ATgcaagatgaatttgttaacatcggtgcTACGCCAACACACATTGCTACATGGGGTATGGGAAAAAAGGAAGAAATACAAAATTGTGAAGAACTGGTACTTCTTATTCCAGGAAACCCTGGTTTGATTGGTTATTATAAAGAATTTTTAGATACCGTTTATAAGAATCTGAAAATGCCGCTGTGTGTGATATCACATGCAGGACACGAATTACCAACGGGCAGTGATACTACAGTTGACGGACAGCAGTCTTATGATCTTAATTTTCAGACTCAACATAAAATAGaatttataaacaaatatgtacCAAGCAACATCAGGCTGTATCTTGTTGGCCATTCCATCGGGTGTAAAATTATACTGAATATGTTGAAAAATGAAGACATAGACAAGCGGGTGGTTAAGTGCTATCTTTTATTCCCTACAGTTGAGCGAATGGCGGAGTCACCCAATGGAAAATTCTTAACAAAATTTGTACTCCCCATAGTACCCATAATATTGTTCTTATCATGGATATTCACTTTGTTTCCCAGTAAGATACAGTACTGTCTACTGTACTTGTATTTTTTAATTCGTGGTTCAGGAAGTGATGCTTCTGATGTTACCAGACAATTAATTAATCCACAGATATTGAGAAATGTTTTTTCCCTAGCTGATGATGAAATGAATACAGTGCAAGAACTCGATCATCATGTAGTAGACTTGCACAAAGATAAGCTGTTTTTCTACTATGGTGCAACAGATAACTGGACACCTGTTAGTTATTTTGAACAGTTGTTAAAACTTCACCCAAATGTAAAAGCACAGTTATGTAGTAATAATTTTGAACACGCTTTTGTGTTATCATCAGCAAATGAGGTGGGAATGTATGTATCTGAATTGATAAAATCTGACAAACTAAAATGTAGTGGCATATAG